Proteins from one Triticum aestivum cultivar Chinese Spring chromosome 7A, IWGSC CS RefSeq v2.1, whole genome shotgun sequence genomic window:
- the LOC123153108 gene encoding subtilisin-like protease SBT4.3: MAGAAAIKAAIVAVLFLLVTGLHATDHVSGNGDGGDDDERQVYIVYMGHPPAGEEKTAGGFSVAHRELLSRALDLDHSSAHERIIYSYQRTLNGFAARLTKEEKEKLSSMEGVVSIFPSRTHQLLTTRSWDFLGFPKAAKRSLELEGDVIIGMLDTGVWPDSPSFSDEGFGPPPSRWKGACLNFTCNNKIIGARAYNHGSSTATLSPVDTHGHGTHTASTVAGRAVGNVSLGGLAAGTARGAVPGARLAIYKVCSDDGCSDADMLAAFDDAVADGVDLISFSIGDVLPAQYFEDAAAIGSFHAMKGGVLTSAAAGNSGLENGRVTNVAPWILSVAASSTDRRLVDRLVLGNGKTIVGASINNFPELKDAPFVLPINGSCEAESLAVAGRLYKGKILLCAFSGNGSGPATVGAAGAVIVTDRPDIAFSLPLPAVMVSQHQFTRIMAYFNRTRNPVGTILASESAFDSQAPIVASFSSPGPNMITPSILKPDLSAPGIDILAAWSPLSPVSGRSVAYSIDSGTSMACPHATGAAAYVKSFHPDWSPAMIMSALITTATPMNTSRNRGGGELTYGAGQLNPVRARDPGLVYDAREGDYVRMLCAQGYNSTQLRLVTDSDGAEPCRGGRRGSAADLNYPTMAVRAAPGKNFSSHFPRTVTNVGVPGSVYVAKVVSSRPELVRVAVSPRRLVFSQLRQRLSFTVTVSGVLGGADEFVSAAVVWSDGDRHVRSPVIVHTVDV, from the exons ATGGCCGGCGCTGCCGCGATCAAGGCTGCCATCGTTGCCGTCCTCTTCCTCCTGGTGACCGGCCTGCATGCTACCGATCACGTTAGCGGCAACGGCGAtgggggcgacgacgacgagagACAG GTATacatcgtgtacatggggcatccaCCGGCAGGGGAGGAGAAGACGGCCGGCGGCTTCTCCGTTGCCCACCGCGAGCTTCTGAGCCGGGCCCTCGACCTAGATCACAG CTCCGCTCACGAGAGGATCATCTACAGCTACCAGAGGACCCTGAATGGATTTGCAGCAAGACTCACAAAAGAGGAGAAAGAAAAGCTCTCTA GCATGGAGGGTGTCGTGTCAATCTTTCCAAGCAGGACGCACCAGCTTCTCACGACACGATCATGGGACTTCCTAGGCTTCCCTAAGGCAGCAAAGCGAAGCCTGGAGCTCGAGGGAGACGTCATCATCGGCATGCTCGACACCGGCGTGTGGCCGGACTCCCCCTCCTTCTCCGACGAGGGCTTCGGGCCGCCGCCCAGCAGATGGAAGGGCGCCTGCCTTAACTTCACCTGCAACAA CAAGATCATCGGCGCTCGCGCGTACAACCACGGATCGTCCACCGCCACGCTGTCGCCGGTGGACACCCACGGCCACGGCACCCACACGGCGTCGACGGTGGCCGGCCGGGCGGTGGGGAACGTCAGCCTCGGCGGCCTGGCCGCGGGCACGGCCCGGGGCGCCGTGCCGGGCGCCAGGCTCGCCATCTACAAGGTTTGCTCGGACGACGGCTGCAGCGACGCGGACATGCTGGCGGCGTTCGACGACGCCGTGGCCGACGGCGTCGACCTGATCTCCTTCTCCATCGGGGACGTCCTGCCGGCCCAGTACTTCGAGGACGCGGCTGCGATCGGCTCGTTCCACGCCATGAAGGGCGGGGTGCTCACGTCGGCCGCGGCGGGGAACTCCGGGTTGGAGAACGGGCGTGTCACCAACGTCGCGCCGTGGATTCTGTCCGTCGCCGCCAGCAGCACCGACCGCCGGCTCGTCGACAGGCTGGTGCTCGGAAACGGCAAGACCATCGTG GGAGCCTCCATAAACAACTTCCCCGAGCTGAAGGATGCTCCATTTGTTCTTCCAATTAATGG TTCTTGTGAAGCAGAATCACTGGCCGTGGCCGGACGGTTATACAAGGGGAAGATCCTGCTCTGCGCCTTTTCTGGCAACGGCAGCGGGCCGGCAACCGTAGGCGCTGCCGGCGCGGTCATCGTCACCGACCGGCCCGACATCGCGTTTTCGCTGCCCCTCCCCGCCGTCATGGTTTCCCAGCACCAGTTCACTAGAATCATGGCCTACTTCAACAGAACACG AAATCCTGTGGGCACCATCCTCGCCAGCGAGTCGGCCTTCGATTCTCAGGCCCCCATCGTGGCCAGTTTCTCTTCTCCAGGCCCAAACATGATCACCCCTTCGATCTTGAAG CCTGACCTGTCCGCGCCGGGGATCGACATCCTGGCGGCGTGGTCACCGCTGTCGCCGGTGTCCGGGAGGAGCGTGGCGTACAGCATCGACTCGGGAACGTCCATGGCGTGCCCGCACGCGACCGGCGCCGCGGCCTACGTCAAGTCcttccaccccgactggtcgccgGCGATGATCATGTCGGCTCTCATCACCACAG CGACTCCGATGAACACGTCACGcaaccgcggcggcggcgagctcaccTACGGCGCGGGGCAGCTCAACCCGGTGCGGGCGCGGGACCCGGGCCTCGTGTACGACGCGCGGGAGGGCGACTACGTGCGCATGCTGTGCGCCCAGGGGTACAACTCCACGCAGCTCCGGCTCGTCACCGACTCCGACGGCGCCGAGCCCTGCCGCGGCGGCCGGAGAGGGTCCGCGGCCGACCTCAACTACCCGACCATGGCGGTCCGCGCCGCTCCGGGGAAGAACTTCAGCTCGCACTTCCCGCGCACCGTCACCAACGTCGGCGTGCCCGGGTCGGTGTACGTTGCCAAGGTCGTCAGCTCGCGGCCTGAGCTCGTCCGCGTCGCAGTTTCGCCGAGGAGACTGGTGTTCAGCCAGCTCCGTCAGAGGCTGTCGTTCACCGTGACGGTCTCCGGCGTGTTGGGTGGGGCGGACGAGTTCGTGTCGGCGGCCGTCGTGTGGTCAGACGGGGATCGCCATGTGAGAAGTCCGGTGATTGTCCATACTGTGGATGTTTAA